In Leptospira bouyouniensis, the sequence GCAAAAGAACTCATTCACGTACCTGGTAGCGATTGGGTAGACAGAATTTTTGCACCCACAGACAGGTCCATCCCTGTTCTCAGAAGCATTCAAACTTTACTTGGCCATGGCCGACTTGGTGGAACAGGGTATGTATCCATTCTTCCAGTAGACCAAGGAATCGAACACTCCGCAGGTGCTTCGTTTGCGAAAAACCCAATTTACTTTGATGGCGAAAACATCATCAAACTCGCAATGGAAGGTGGCTGTAATGGTGTGGCAACTACATTAGGTGTGCTTGGATCAGTGGCGCGTAAGTATGCTCACAAAATTCCTTTCATTTTGAAGATCAACCACAACGAACTTCTTACTTACCCGAATAAGAGTGAACAAATTCTCTTTGCAACAGTGAAACAAGCATATGACCAAGGTTGTGTGGCAATTGGAGCAACGATTTACTTTGGTTCTGCAGATGCAGGTCGTGAGATTGTTGAAATTTCAAAAGTGTTCCAAATGGCACATGAATTGGGAATGGCAACCATCCTTTGGTGTTACATCAGAAACAATGCGTTCAAAAAAGACAAAGATTACCATGTTTCTGCTGACTTAACGGGACAAGCAAACCACTTAGGTGTGACCATCCAAGCGGACATCATCAAACAAAAGTTACCTGAAAACAATGGTGGATACAATGTCCTCAACCAAGAGTCGTCTTATGGTAAAACAGACAAACGTATCTATTCTGATCTAACTTCTGACCACCCAATTGATCTCACTCGTTACCAAGTAGCGAATTGTTATATGGGAAGAGCAGGGTTAATCAATTCTGGTGGAGCATCTGGTGAAAACGATTTACAAGATGCTTTGAAAACAGCTGTCATTAACAAACGTGCTGGTGGAATGGGTCTTATTTCCGGAAGAAAAGCCTTCCAAAAACCGATGAAAGATGGAGTGGCTTTACTTCATGCCATCCAAGACGTATACTTATCTAAAGAAATCACAGTGGCTTAATCGAAAGCATTGGGATCTTTGATTCGTGTCAAACAAAGAAGGGCAGGGGTACTAGTATCTCTGCCCTCAATTGTTTCTGAACATTCCTTTGAATGTGGTGACATCTATAGTTTATATCCTTTATGTGATTGGGCCAGAGACATTGGCTTCAGTATCATCCAATTATTACCATTAAACGATACGGGATACGGTTACTCACCTTATAGTGCCATTTCTGCATTTGCCATTGATCCGCTATATATATCCTTATACAAATTAGGTCTCCCAAACCAGTCTCGAAAAAAAGAAATTCGAACATTACACAACCATCCGAATCGTATCCGGAATGAGAAAATTAAATGTATCCGTGAATACTATGATTCACATCAAAAAGCTGCCTTAAAAGAGGCAGTCGACTTTTTAGATAAACAACCTTGGTGTTATTCGTATGGAACTTTCCGCGTATTGTATGAAACCTACGAAGGGAAAAATTGGTGGGAATGGCCAAAAGAATTTCAAAATCCTTTAGCTGCCAAAGATTTTATTTTTTCAGAAAGGCGAGAAGAGGTTATGTTTTGGGTGTATTTGCAAAAGATCGCCTATGACCAGTTATCTGCAGTAAAGGTGCATTTAGAAGATAAAGGAATTTATTTAAAAGGTGATATGCCAATCCTTACGGCTCGTAATTCCTGCGATGTTTGGGAACACCCTGAATATTTTTATATGGACTTACAAGCAGGAGCACCTCCTGACCATTTTTCCCAATCAGGGCAAACATGGGGATTCCCTGTTCTCAACTGGGATGTATTACAAAAAAATCATTACAGCTGGTGGAAAGATCGTCTCACGTATTTAGAACATTTTTTCCATCTTTATCGCATTGACCATGTAATTGGCATGTACCGGATTTGGGCGATTCCTCGTGAAGACAAAACGGCACTCAAAGGTTGGTTCCACCCTCAATTTGGAATTGAAACCAGTGAATTTTTAAAGGCAGGAATTGATCCTAAGTCCATGGAGGCGAAAGGTCTTATCCATGAATTCAAACCCAATCATTATATCTTCTATTGGGATTTTTGGAAAGAGGAGAGTTACCAGTCCCTACCTGAAGAAACCAAAACAAAATTGTTCCCTCTCTCGCAACTACACATCACAGAGGAAGAAAAACATTGGAGAGAAGCTGGTGAAGCGATTTTAGAAATTTTCGAATCGTTTTCTTCAATGGTTCCGTGTGCAGAAGATTTGGGTTCTGTGCCAAGTTTCATTCGTGATTCTTTGTTTGAAAGGCAAATGATTGGAATTGATGTGGTGCGATGGACAAGGTCATTTGCCACAGGGGAATACATTGATGAAGACCATTACCGTGAAAATGCAATATCAGTTTTATCCACACATGACACAAGTTTGGTGATGGATTGGTGGAAAAACGAAGGAGATTTGGAATCCAATTTACAGTTTTTCTTTGATCGAGTCGGTAAACCAAGACCAGAATCCGAAAACCAAATCTTGGAAGGCCTCTTGGAATTTGTATTCCAAACCAAAAGTATCTTTTGTATCCAACTATTCCAGGATCTGGCTCTTGGAGTTCCTGACGTATTACAAAATCCGGAAAAACACCGCATCAATTACCCAGGAACCCCTGACCATTCCAATTGGACATACCGCTTTCCGATCCTCATTGAAGAGTTTGCCTTAGACTTCCAAAGGAATTTTACGCTTCGAAAACTCGTGCATTCTTCGGGAAGAAATTAGAATTTTTTTAAATTTTGACAGATTCGTTCAAGTGGATCCTACCAATCTTTGGTAAAGTGTAAGTCTACTCTGGAGGTTCCCATTGAGATTTGCAAAAGAAATGGCATTTTATTCTGCCTACCACCAAGAAAAACGAAATGTTTGGATTCATGTTTTAGGTGTGCCCACCATTACCTTTACTTTGTTTGTAGTACTCAGCCGTTTTTCATTGTTTGAATGGAATGGATTTAATGTTTCCGCATCCCTTGTTTTTACCCTAGCGATCCTAGGTTATTATTTTACATTAGACGTTGTGTTCGCTTTAGTCGCTACACTATTGTTTGGTGGACTTTTTGTGACAGCTGAGAGGATCACAGCACAGCTCCCTTCCCAAACAGCATGGACCATCTTTGGACTTGGGCAAGTGATTGGTTGGGGTTCCCAGTTTTATGGGCACTTTGTGTTTGAAAAAAGTAGGCCAGCCCTTTTTGACAATTTGTTCCAAGCGCTTGTATCGGCCCCACTCTTTGTCGTTGCCGATGTATTTTTTGAATTGGGTTACCGTTTAGATCTAAAAATAGCAGTCGATGATGAGTTAAAACAAAAAGGAGTTTGGAAAGACTTTAGCGTTCAAAAAACAGCTTAAACTTTTTACTAGTCCTAACTTTTGCTTTATTCCAAGTTAGGACTAGTTTCACAAAAACAAACATTCGATAGATGAGTCCCTCCTAAAAATAAGGAGGGTTTCACACCAAACATCTTCTTAAATGTCCGTGAAAGATGTGCTTGGTCACTAAACCCTGCCGCATGAGATGCGGTTGTTAGGTTCTCGCCATTTTGAAGTAATCTTGCCGCAATGTGTAACCTTTGCCATAACAAATACTGTCGGAGTGGAATTCCCATATTCTCTTTGAATAAATGCATAAAACGATCTTTTGAAATACCTGTTTCTTTTGATAGTATGCTTAAGCTGATTGGATTTGGAAGAGTCTCTTTGATTCTTTTGATGGCAACATTTATCCTATGGTCCCACTCCATATTTGATTTTGTGGAACCAAGAACTTCTAAAATTTCTTCATACACCTTTCTTGCGGTTTGGCAATTCAGAGTATTTGTAAATAGTGGTTCTGCCAACTGTTGGATTTTTTTGATCGAAACTTTATCGAGTAAAACATAACGATCCTTCATTTCAATTTTTTTATACTCCTCCGATTTTGGATCCAATTGGATCACAACGATTTCTGTATGGCTTGCTTCCAATCGGTGGAAAAAATTAGGAGGGATGATGATCCCTTCGGTTTCAATGGTTTCTTTCTCTTTTGTGACCAACTGAAATGGTGATTGTTTTGAAACTAAAATCGAAACTGCATAGTGAGAGTGTGGTTCTGTGACGAGACCTTGGGTTCCGAGTAAGATTCGTTCTCCAAAGTAAAAAAGACTTCCTTTTCTTTTGCCATCCATATACTAAAAAAATCTTATCGAAGGTTTCGAAAAAGGCAAGGATTATCGAATGAAACAATGGATTTTGGGTTTCTTCCTACTTGTGGTTGGAGGTGTTGTCTCTGCCAAAGAAAAAGGAGAATTTGTTTCAGACTGGATCCCAGTCTCTCCCACATTTTCCACTCCTACCGATTTTTCCTTCCCCGAATCGGAATCGGTGGAACTTTTTGAATCCTTTTTATACTTTCAAACTCATTTGTATTTCCAAACCAAAAACAAAGACAAACAATTCTCAATTTACGAATACAATTTGGAAACGGCCAAGTTTCAAATCAAACCTTGGGACAAAGGAAAGGTCCTAGGTTGGACGGAATGTAAGGGAGATTTTTTAATTCAAACCAAACGGAAGTTATATGGAGTGAATCCACATACATGGGAAATCAAAAAAGATTTGGACCTCCCAGCCAATTCTTCCAATTGGAAAGACATTCTTTGTTCCGAGGGACGATTGGTGCGATTGGACAAAGACGACTTGGAAGTCTTTGATTTGGAAACTTTGGAAGAAAAACCGAAGATTCGTCTTCCTATGAAATCGGTGCAAAGGATTGTCAAAGGTTCAAAAGACGAAATTCTACTGATCTCATCGTTTTCTGGTAATACCATCCAGTCATTTTCACTTTTGGATACACAAACAAAAAGAGAGTGGAAGTTCCCTACAAACCACAGAGCTCTCTTCAAAATGACTCAAATCAGTCCTGATCGATTTTTGGTTTTTGATCCGATTACGAAAATTTATGGGGAATGGCTTTTGTTTGATGATCATTTTTTTCCATTGGTTGGCCTCTCCAAACGTTCTGACGGTAACGTGATACGATTTTCTCCGATTTCGTCAAACCTCCAATACCAATTGGACCTTACCTCTACGGGTGATCTTCCTGAAACTGATTACAATGTCATCCTTCCGAAAAAAGATACCTATGCACAAGAGTTACGTGAAGAAACATTTTATTCACCAAGTGTTTTTAGTTTGGATGAAACAGGGAATCGAACTTTAACAGTCACCATACCAAGTATGAAAGAGGGAGAATCAAAGAGCATTCCTATTTATTATGGAAAACTCACTCGTTTCAAAATCCATTGGAAATTTGATCCGAACCTTATTGTGAAACGAGAAGAATCTGAATCTAAATTCCCCAATGAACTCCGGGATGATTGGTTTGTGAAACTTGAAGACCCAGTTGTGGTTGGAAAACGGGAGGAGTTATTCCAAGGAAAAACGACAATTCACGAAATCCTTTCTGAAACGGCAAAGTATGTTTCTTCCATTCCTTACAAGTCTGGTAAATTTGAAGCAGCACCGAATGTCATCGAAAAAAACAATGGTGGTTGCACAGAACATTCCTATGTCACCATGTCTTTGTTACGTGGCGTTGGAATCCCAGCTCGACTTGTATGGAACTACCTCCCCACTGAAACTTCGAGTGAGATGTACTTTAACCATAAATATGTTGAAGTTTGGGTCGCCGGTTTGGGATGGATTCCTATGGAACCACTTGTTCCACCGAAATCAAAACCGGGTGTGACCCATGCAAGGCATTTGGTTTTTTCTGTTTTGCCAACTCCAGTACATCCAAAAATTTCTGGTGGAGACCGTTTGGTCCAACTCACAAAAGAGCATCTTTCCTATGGGAAAAAGGTTAAGATGAAACTCTCCATCCTGAAAAAAGAAAAAGGTGAAACGGGGGAAGAGGAGGAGGGTGTCCTTCCTGTTCTCAAAAACAATCGGTCAATTTTGTCTGGTGAAGAAATGGTTGTACCTTAAGCTCCATTTCCTTTATTGTCTTACTTCCGTAAGACAAAGTTTTCGCCATTTTTAGGGCCGGATTTACGAATGAAAAGGCGTTTGTCGACTGAAACACCGAGTAACACTTGATAAATGTCTGTTAAGATGGGCCTTGATGAATAATACCCATGACCAAGGCCACCAACTCCAAGTACTGGATCATCTACTTCGTTTACATTGATCACATCCACACCAGAATACTTAAAACACATTCCGGCCCGTGGTGCCCCGTTTACTTTTTGAGAAGCGATGAGAGCATTGT encodes:
- a CDS encoding class I fructose-bisphosphate aldolase, coding for MNFDEISKHLGNDAESLLGFKSPKIAKELIHVPGSDWVDRIFAPTDRSIPVLRSIQTLLGHGRLGGTGYVSILPVDQGIEHSAGASFAKNPIYFDGENIIKLAMEGGCNGVATTLGVLGSVARKYAHKIPFILKINHNELLTYPNKSEQILFATVKQAYDQGCVAIGATIYFGSADAGREIVEISKVFQMAHELGMATILWCYIRNNAFKKDKDYHVSADLTGQANHLGVTIQADIIKQKLPENNGGYNVLNQESSYGKTDKRIYSDLTSDHPIDLTRYQVANCYMGRAGLINSGGASGENDLQDALKTAVINKRAGGMGLISGRKAFQKPMKDGVALLHAIQDVYLSKEITVA
- a CDS encoding 4-alpha-glucanotransferase is translated as MGSLIRVKQRRAGVLVSLPSIVSEHSFECGDIYSLYPLCDWARDIGFSIIQLLPLNDTGYGYSPYSAISAFAIDPLYISLYKLGLPNQSRKKEIRTLHNHPNRIRNEKIKCIREYYDSHQKAALKEAVDFLDKQPWCYSYGTFRVLYETYEGKNWWEWPKEFQNPLAAKDFIFSERREEVMFWVYLQKIAYDQLSAVKVHLEDKGIYLKGDMPILTARNSCDVWEHPEYFYMDLQAGAPPDHFSQSGQTWGFPVLNWDVLQKNHYSWWKDRLTYLEHFFHLYRIDHVIGMYRIWAIPREDKTALKGWFHPQFGIETSEFLKAGIDPKSMEAKGLIHEFKPNHYIFYWDFWKEESYQSLPEETKTKLFPLSQLHITEEEKHWREAGEAILEIFESFSSMVPCAEDLGSVPSFIRDSLFERQMIGIDVVRWTRSFATGEYIDEDHYRENAISVLSTHDTSLVMDWWKNEGDLESNLQFFFDRVGKPRPESENQILEGLLEFVFQTKSIFCIQLFQDLALGVPDVLQNPEKHRINYPGTPDHSNWTYRFPILIEEFALDFQRNFTLRKLVHSSGRN
- a CDS encoding DUF962 domain-containing protein, with translation MRFAKEMAFYSAYHQEKRNVWIHVLGVPTITFTLFVVLSRFSLFEWNGFNVSASLVFTLAILGYYFTLDVVFALVATLLFGGLFVTAERITAQLPSQTAWTIFGLGQVIGWGSQFYGHFVFEKSRPALFDNLFQALVSAPLFVVADVFFELGYRLDLKIAVDDELKQKGVWKDFSVQKTA
- a CDS encoding helix-turn-helix transcriptional regulator encodes the protein MDGKRKGSLFYFGERILLGTQGLVTEPHSHYAVSILVSKQSPFQLVTKEKETIETEGIIIPPNFFHRLEASHTEIVVIQLDPKSEEYKKIEMKDRYVLLDKVSIKKIQQLAEPLFTNTLNCQTARKVYEEILEVLGSTKSNMEWDHRINVAIKRIKETLPNPISLSILSKETGISKDRFMHLFKENMGIPLRQYLLWQRLHIAARLLQNGENLTTASHAAGFSDQAHLSRTFKKMFGVKPSLFLGGTHLSNVCFCETSPNLE
- a CDS encoding transglutaminase-like domain-containing protein encodes the protein MKQWILGFFLLVVGGVVSAKEKGEFVSDWIPVSPTFSTPTDFSFPESESVELFESFLYFQTHLYFQTKNKDKQFSIYEYNLETAKFQIKPWDKGKVLGWTECKGDFLIQTKRKLYGVNPHTWEIKKDLDLPANSSNWKDILCSEGRLVRLDKDDLEVFDLETLEEKPKIRLPMKSVQRIVKGSKDEILLISSFSGNTIQSFSLLDTQTKREWKFPTNHRALFKMTQISPDRFLVFDPITKIYGEWLLFDDHFFPLVGLSKRSDGNVIRFSPISSNLQYQLDLTSTGDLPETDYNVILPKKDTYAQELREETFYSPSVFSLDETGNRTLTVTIPSMKEGESKSIPIYYGKLTRFKIHWKFDPNLIVKREESESKFPNELRDDWFVKLEDPVVVGKREELFQGKTTIHEILSETAKYVSSIPYKSGKFEAAPNVIEKNNGGCTEHSYVTMSLLRGVGIPARLVWNYLPTETSSEMYFNHKYVEVWVAGLGWIPMEPLVPPKSKPGVTHARHLVFSVLPTPVHPKISGGDRLVQLTKEHLSYGKKVKMKLSILKKEKGETGEEEEGVLPVLKNNRSILSGEEMVVP